In Rhineura floridana isolate rRhiFlo1 chromosome 6, rRhiFlo1.hap2, whole genome shotgun sequence, one genomic interval encodes:
- the TAF8 gene encoding transcription initiation factor TFIID subunit 8, producing MLKNNNKAPHLSHCWAKRLTFLKTDTYCRTSKCLPEMFYCSGCFHLSGAFRVSSRPGGCFLCHYRIPSSTQDKHTHPALHHRELQVPQYSSQRRMLAFSHGAKMADTGTGGSSSSGTRSGGKHSSTPADNYHLARRRTLQVVVSSLLTEAGFESAEKAAVETMTEMLQSYISEIGRSAKSFCEHTARTQPTLSDIVVTLVEMGFNVETLPAYAKRSQRMVITAPPVTNQPVTPKALTAGQNKPHPSHIPGHFPEFPDPHTYIKTPTYREPVLDYQILREKAASQRRDVERALTRFMAKTGETQSLFKDDVSTFPLIAARPFAIPYLTALLPSELEMQQMEETDSSEQDDQTDTENLPLHDDSGAEKENASVLQHNTSLSGSRNGEENLIDNPYLRPVKKPKIRRKK from the exons AtgctgaaaaacaacaacaaagcaccaCACCTTTCCCATTGTTGGGCCAAGAGgctgacatttttaaaaacagacacCTATTGCAGAACTTCAAAATG CCTCCCAGAAATGTTTTACTGCTCGGGTTGCTTCCATCTATCCGGAGCCTTTCGTGTCTCATCACGACCTGGCGGATGCTTTCTCTGCCATTACCGAATTCCCTCTAGTACCCAAGACAAGCACACGCACCCCGCCTTGCATCACAGGGAACTACAAGTCCCACAATACTCTTCGCAGCGGCGCATGCTCGCATTCTCCCATGGAGCCAAGATGGCAGACACAGGGACCGGCGGCTCTAGTAGCTCAGGCACG CGGTCAGGTGGCAAGCACTCTTCAACCCCGGCAGATAATTACCATCTGGCTCGAAGGAGGACCCTCCAGGTGGTTGTCAGCTCGTTGTTGACAGAGGCTGGTTTTGAGAGTGCTGAGAAGGCTGCTGTGGAAACCATGACAGAGATGCTCCAGAGCT ACATTTCAGAAATTGGGAGGAGTGCCAAATCTTTCTGTGAACATACTGCAAGGACTCAGCCAACCCTTTCAGATATTGTCGTCACCTTAGTTGAAATGG GCTTTAATGTGGAAACACTCCCTGCATATGCCAAACGGTCTCAGCGGATGGTCATCACTGCAC CACCTGTAACAAATCAGCCTGTGACTCCAAAAGCCCTGACAGCTGGACAGAACAAGCCTCACCCATCCCACATCCCTGGCcacttcccagagttcccagaTCCTCACACTTACATCAAGACACCA ACATACCGGGAACCTGTTTTGGATTATCAGATTCTACGGGAAAAGGCTGCATCCCAGAGACGTGATGTTGAAAGAGCTTTGACCCGCTTCAtggcaaagacaggagagacacaGAGTCTTTTCAAGGATGACGTTAGCACCTTCCCCT TGATAGCTGCCAGGCCTTTTGCAATACCCTACTTGACAGCTCTGCTACCTTCTGAATTGGAGATGCAGCAGATGGAGGAGACTGATTCATCTGAACAGGATGATCAAACAGACACGGAGAACCTTCCCCTGCAC GATGACTCAGGAGCTGAGAAGGAGAATGCATCGGTGCTACAACACAACACCTCCCTTTCTGGAAGCCGGAATGGAGAAGAGAACTTGATAGATAATCCTTACCTCCGCCCTGTGAAGAAACCCAAGATCCGCAGGAAGAAGTGA